One Campylobacter lari DNA segment encodes these proteins:
- a CDS encoding DUF2393 domain-containing membrane protein — protein sequence MGYFTFFHILIIFIMLASTGLTWVLLYLKVQNKKYMIIFCIVSFILALILTISLLLTIDQYTKKASLSNFSTYRRLATESIIVKGRVTNDTNFKLSECFLELRIIDDNKKHEVSGEIFNQQNFDSIKRASQQQRDASYNISIAKNLPGHTYKDFSFEVGLPPHFQSYKIFKQLKCK from the coding sequence ATGGGATATTTTACTTTTTTTCATATTCTAATCATTTTCATTATGCTAGCTTCTACAGGTTTAACTTGGGTTTTACTTTACTTAAAAGTTCAAAATAAAAAATATATGATTATTTTTTGCATAGTAAGTTTCATACTTGCTTTAATTTTAACCATTTCACTACTGCTAACCATAGATCAATACACCAAAAAAGCAAGTTTGAGTAATTTTTCAACCTATAGACGCTTAGCAACAGAGAGTATTATTGTAAAAGGTAGAGTAACCAATGATACTAACTTCAAACTTTCAGAGTGCTTTTTAGAACTTAGAATAATCGATGATAACAAAAAACATGAAGTAAGTGGCGAAATATTTAACCAACAAAATTTTGATAGCATCAAAAGAGCAAGTCAACAACAAAGAGATGCCTCATATAATATAAGTATCGCAAAAAATCTTCCAGGACATACTTATAAAGATTTTTCATTTGAAGTGGGATTGCCACCTCATTTTCAAAGTTATAAAATATTCAAACAATTAAAATGCAAATAA